The proteins below come from a single Aphanothece sacrum FPU1 genomic window:
- a CDS encoding MBL fold metallo-hydrolase, translated as MSNIDDRFEIKFWGVRGSIPCPGTETVRYGGNTSCVEMRVGKERLIFDGGTGLRILGQSMLSEMPLMAHLFFTHSHWDHIQGFPFFIPAFIKGNKFNIYGLPAPNGATIKQRLHDQMLHPNFPVPLQIMQANLEFYDIEAEGKITIGDVIITTGKLNHPGEALGYRVSWKGSTAVYITDTEHFPDRLDENVLRLAQDADVLIIDTTYTDEEYYQKGSSKVGWGHSTWQEAVKIAKAVNVKNLVLFHHDPAHNDDCLDRIGEQAISVFPNTVLAKEGLIIKLKHPLS; from the coding sequence ATGTCTAATATTGATGATCGCTTTGAAATAAAATTTTGGGGGGTTAGGGGGAGTATTCCTTGTCCTGGAACCGAAACCGTCCGTTATGGGGGGAATACCTCTTGTGTAGAAATGCGTGTGGGAAAAGAACGCTTAATTTTTGATGGGGGGACAGGACTGCGAATTTTAGGACAGTCAATGTTATCAGAAATGCCTCTTATGGCCCATTTATTTTTTACTCATTCTCATTGGGATCATATTCAAGGATTTCCTTTTTTTATTCCTGCTTTTATTAAGGGAAATAAGTTTAATATTTATGGTTTACCGGCCCCCAATGGAGCAACAATTAAACAACGTCTTCATGATCAAATGTTGCATCCTAATTTTCCAGTTCCTTTACAAATTATGCAAGCAAATTTAGAATTCTATGATATAGAAGCTGAAGGAAAAATTACAATTGGGGATGTTATTATTACCACAGGAAAGTTAAATCATCCAGGGGAAGCATTAGGGTATCGTGTTAGTTGGAAAGGTTCAACAGCCGTTTATATTACGGATACAGAGCATTTTCCTGATCGTCTTGATGAGAATGTTTTAAGATTAGCACAAGATGCTGATGTGTTAATTATTGATACTACTTATACTGATGAAGAATACTATCAGAAGGGTTCTAGTAAAGTGGGATGGGGTCATTCTACTTGGCAAGAAGCGGTTAAGATAGCCAAAGCTGTTAATGTTAAAAACTTAGTTCTTTTTCATCATGATCCTGCCCATAATGATGATTGTTTAGATCGTATTGGAGAACAAGCAATATCAGTATTTCCTAATACTGTCTTAGCCAAAGAAGGATTAATAATTAAATTAAAACATCCCTTATCATAA
- a CDS encoding DUF29 domain-containing protein, which translates to MSTKLYEKDFNLWIEQTIEQLANQEFESLDIANLIEELRDLGKAEKNALESNLMILLAHLLKLNIQADAPETMKNSWYNSVIEHRKRIKKQLSKTPSLKAYLPTILQEAYTDGRDIAIKEGKRTSFGIRMPNESEYPSQCPFTFQQILDDDFYGEY; encoded by the coding sequence ATGAGTACAAAACTTTACGAAAAAGACTTTAATTTATGGATAGAACAAACCATTGAACAATTAGCAAACCAGGAATTTGAGTCTTTAGATATTGCTAATCTTATTGAGGAATTAAGAGATTTGGGGAAAGCTGAGAAGAATGCGTTAGAAAGTAATTTAATGATTTTGTTGGCACATTTATTAAAATTAAATATTCAAGCAGATGCACCAGAAACCATGAAAAATAGTTGGTATAATTCAGTAATTGAACATCGAAAACGAATCAAAAAGCAACTTTCTAAAACTCCTTCTCTAAAAGCTTATTTACCCACTATTTTACAAGAAGCTTATACCGATGGCCGAGATATTGCTATAAAAGAAGGAAAAAGGACATCTTTTGGTATTCGTATGCCCAATGAATCTGAATATCCGAGTCAATGTCCTTTTACCTTTCAACAAATTTTGGATGATGATTTTTATGGGGAATATTAA
- the ntcA gene encoding global nitrogen regulator NtcA produces the protein MELSLPQDKPLAAVFRRIGGGPYPPVVEAFERGKTIFFPGDPAERVYFLLKGAVKLSRVYEAGEEITVALLRENSVFGVLSLITGQRSDRFYHAVAFTPVELLSAPIEQVELALKNNPDLSILMLQGLSSRILQTEMMIETLAHRDMGSRLVSFLLILCRDFGVPTTDGIRIDLKLSHQAIAEAIGSTRVTVTRLLGDLREQEMISIHKKKITVHNPVALSQQFT, from the coding sequence ATGGAACTATCTCTGCCACAAGATAAACCCCTAGCAGCCGTCTTTCGTCGAATTGGAGGCGGCCCGTATCCTCCTGTTGTCGAAGCGTTTGAACGGGGTAAGACAATCTTTTTTCCGGGTGATCCGGCCGAGAGAGTCTATTTTTTACTTAAAGGTGCGGTCAAGCTTTCTCGTGTTTATGAAGCAGGAGAAGAAATAACGGTGGCTTTATTGAGGGAAAATAGTGTATTTGGTGTTTTATCCCTGATTACTGGCCAACGTTCTGATCGCTTTTATCATGCGGTGGCTTTTACCCCAGTAGAATTACTTTCTGCTCCTATTGAGCAAGTGGAACTGGCCTTAAAAAATAATCCCGATTTGTCAATTTTAATGCTTCAGGGGTTATCATCTCGCATTCTACAAACAGAAATGATGATTGAAACCCTGGCCCATCGTGATATGGGTTCCCGTTTGGTCAGTTTTCTCTTAATTTTATGTCGAGATTTTGGCGTACCCACCACTGATGGTATCCGTATTGATTTAAAATTGTCTCATCAGGCGATCGCTGAAGCAATTGGTTCTACCCGTGTGACCGTGACCCGTTTATTGGGGGATTTGCGTGAACAAGAAATGATTTCTATTCATAAGAAAAAGATTACAGTTCATAACCCTGTCGCTCTTAGTCAACAGTTTACTTAA
- a CDS encoding DUF6334 family protein, producing MRNLINNKFPIGQTLTGVTVIEDKDFGGNELCLEQVKLLFLEQTIILLPISDTDEIKIIKENKVDKYITNSPSWCESFINKKLMTVWVCDNDQGYQDQVIFAFGYLRPSLAFVSEGSVIKVFNYEPIYRVLSDTKLQYNQVLIS from the coding sequence GTGAGAAATTTGATAAACAATAAATTTCCCATTGGACAAACCTTAACCGGAGTCACAGTTATTGAAGACAAAGACTTTGGTGGAAATGAACTCTGTCTAGAACAAGTGAAATTACTTTTTCTAGAACAAACAATTATTCTCTTACCAATATCTGATACAGATGAAATAAAAATCATCAAAGAGAATAAAGTTGATAAGTACATAACAAATAGTCCTTCTTGGTGTGAATCTTTTATCAACAAAAAATTAATGACCGTCTGGGTATGTGATAACGATCAAGGATATCAAGATCAAGTTATTTTTGCTTTTGGTTATCTACGACCTAGTCTTGCTTTTGTTTCTGAAGGTTCAGTGATTAAAGTATTTAACTATGAGCCAATTTACCGTGTTTTGTCTGACACAAAATTACAGTATAATCAAGTTCTTATCAGTTAA
- a CDS encoding Uma2 family endonuclease has translation MTIGIPSGTATPNGQQIQQKPLNFDEFLACYGGDNRYELIDGEVFDLEPTGQNEEVAAFITTKICVEIDGIGLPWFVLQRGLLCPSNTDMTAFRPDVAVVDRN, from the coding sequence ATGACCATTGGGATTCCCTCCGGGACGGCAACGCCGAACGGCCAACAAATACAACAGAAACCGCTTAACTTTGATGAGTTTCTCGCCTGTTATGGTGGTGATAACCGCTATGAACTGATTGATGGAGAAGTATTCGACTTGGAACCAACTGGCCAAAATGAGGAAGTTGCCGCTTTCATTACTACAAAGATCTGTGTCGAGATCGACGGAATAGGTTTACCTTGGTTTGTGCTTCAGAGGGGACTATTGTGCCCTTCTAATACTGATATGACAGCATTTAGACCTGATGTTGCCGTTGTTGATCGAAACTAA
- the rsmG gene encoding 16S rRNA (guanine(527)-N(7))-methyltransferase RsmG, which yields MSTVMNDETLPEFNEIWQQTLGWQPHQQQQEQYQRLYQEILAANRQINLTRITDPNEFWEKHLWDSLAGVIGIDLVNPNNLLQVIDIGTGAGFPGIPIAIAFPNWQITLLDSTRKKVNFIDCLLPILELKNCQTLNGRSEEIGQTKHYRENYNIALIRAVGEPSICAEYALPLLKIGGIAILYRGHWQEEETLKLELALKQLGGKMALIRPLQTPLTQSVRHFIYIQKIVKTPPQFPRQVGIPKQHPL from the coding sequence ATGTCTACGGTCATGAACGATGAAACCTTACCAGAATTTAATGAAATTTGGCAGCAAACATTAGGATGGCAACCTCATCAACAACAACAAGAACAATACCAAAGATTATATCAAGAAATTCTAGCAGCTAATCGCCAAATTAATCTCACTCGAATTACTGATCCTAATGAGTTTTGGGAAAAACATCTTTGGGATTCTTTAGCAGGTGTTATCGGCATAGATTTAGTTAATCCTAACAATTTATTACAAGTTATTGACATTGGAACCGGAGCCGGATTTCCTGGAATTCCCATTGCGATCGCTTTTCCTAATTGGCAAATTACCTTATTAGATTCAACGCGCAAAAAAGTTAATTTTATTGACTGTCTTTTGCCGATTTTAGAACTTAAAAATTGTCAAACTTTAAACGGAAGATCAGAAGAAATTGGACAAACTAAACACTATCGAGAAAATTATAATATAGCCTTAATTAGAGCAGTAGGAGAACCTTCTATTTGTGCTGAATATGCCTTACCCTTATTAAAAATAGGGGGAATTGCTATATTATATCGAGGACATTGGCAAGAAGAAGAAACCTTAAAACTTGAATTAGCATTAAAACAATTAGGGGGTAAAATGGCTTTAATTAGACCCTTACAAACCCCACTAACTCAAAGTGTCCGTCATTTTATTTATATACAAAAAATTGTTAAAACTCCCCCTCAATTTCCCCGTCAGGTTGGCATTCCTAAACAACATCCTTTATAA
- a CDS encoding ABC-F family ATP-binding cassette domain-containing protein yields the protein MLRLEHISKIYSTGEVLKDVTWEVKPGDRIGLVGVNGAGKSTQLKIIMGDIEPTSGEIIRPASLHIGYLTQEFEVEPSRTVQEEFWTVFTEANKVHQALIHVQQAMETATPEELDKLIHKLDSLQRQFEALNGYELDSVIAKILPEMGFKIEDSDRLVSAFSGGWQMRMSLGKILLQKPDILLLDEPTNHLDLETIEWLEKYLKGLNTPMVIVSHDREFLDRLCTQIVETERGVSTTYLGNYSTYLEQKAFNREIQQNTYESQQKEIAKQQVFVDRFRASATRSTQAKSREKQLDKMERVDAPINDLRGLRFQFPPSLRSGQEVVIIENLVHIYDENILFLEASLLIERGDRIAFLGPNGCGKSTLLRLIMNLETPTDGLITLGKHNVIPGYFEQNQAEALDLTKTVIDTIHDEVPQWKNVEVRSLLGQFLFTGDSAFKKVEALSGGEKARLALAKMLLTPVNLLILDEPTNHLDIPAKEMLEEALSKYDGTVLLVSHDRYFISKVANKIVEVRDGDLVVYPGDYHYYLDRLEEEKQKAEEEQIRAEKEAKAAAKRAKEKAKKGKK from the coding sequence ATGTTACGACTTGAACACATCAGCAAAATTTACTCTACCGGAGAGGTATTAAAAGATGTCACCTGGGAAGTTAAACCAGGCGATCGCATTGGTTTAGTTGGGGTTAACGGGGCCGGAAAATCCACCCAACTTAAAATCATTATGGGGGATATTGAACCTACTTCTGGGGAAATTATTCGGCCTGCTAGTTTACATATTGGTTATCTAACGCAAGAATTTGAAGTTGAACCGAGTCGAACCGTACAAGAAGAATTTTGGACAGTTTTTACGGAAGCAAATAAGGTACATCAAGCACTAATTCATGTGCAACAAGCGATGGAAACGGCAACTCCAGAAGAACTAGATAAACTAATTCATAAATTGGATTCTTTACAACGACAATTTGAAGCTTTAAATGGTTATGAATTAGATTCTGTAATTGCTAAAATTCTGCCAGAAATGGGGTTTAAAATAGAAGATAGCGATCGCTTAGTCAGTGCCTTTAGTGGGGGTTGGCAAATGCGAATGAGTTTAGGAAAGATTCTCCTGCAAAAACCTGATATTTTATTATTAGATGAACCGACAAATCATCTCGATCTAGAGACAATTGAATGGTTAGAAAAATACCTCAAAGGTCTTAATACTCCGATGGTCATTGTCTCTCATGATAGGGAATTTTTAGATCGTCTTTGTACCCAAATTGTGGAAACAGAACGGGGAGTTTCTACCACTTATCTGGGTAATTATTCAACCTATCTTGAACAAAAAGCATTCAATCGTGAGATTCAACAAAATACTTACGAAAGTCAGCAAAAAGAAATCGCAAAACAACAGGTATTTGTTGACCGTTTCCGGGCTAGTGCTACTCGTAGTACCCAAGCAAAAAGCCGCGAAAAACAACTTGATAAAATGGAACGGGTTGATGCACCTATCAATGATCTAAGGGGTTTACGTTTTCAATTTCCTCCTTCTCTTCGCAGTGGTCAAGAAGTAGTTATAATTGAAAATTTAGTGCATATTTATGATGAAAATATTCTCTTTTTAGAGGCATCATTATTAATTGAAAGAGGCGATCGCATTGCATTTTTAGGACCAAATGGTTGCGGAAAATCTACTTTACTCCGTTTAATTATGAATCTGGAAACGCCTACAGATGGGTTAATAACATTGGGTAAACATAATGTTATTCCTGGTTATTTTGAGCAAAACCAAGCAGAGGCTTTAGATTTAACTAAAACAGTTATTGATACCATTCATGATGAAGTTCCCCAGTGGAAAAATGTAGAAGTTCGCTCATTATTAGGGCAATTTTTGTTTACGGGGGATAGCGCATTTAAAAAAGTAGAAGCCTTAAGTGGAGGTGAAAAAGCCCGACTTGCTTTAGCTAAAATGTTGTTGACTCCGGTTAATTTACTAATTCTTGATGAACCGACCAATCATTTAGATATTCCGGCGAAAGAAATGCTAGAAGAAGCACTTTCTAAATATGATGGAACCGTATTATTAGTGTCTCATGATCGTTATTTCATCTCAAAAGTTGCTAACAAGATTGTAGAAGTTCGAGATGGAGATTTAGTCGTTTATCCAGGAGATTATCATTATTATTTAGATAGATTAGAGGAGGAAAAACAGAAGGCAGAGGAAGAACAAATAAGGGCTGAAAAAGAAGCAAAAGCTGCCGCTAAACGGGCTAAAGAAAAAGCTAAAAAAGGTAAGAAGTAA
- a CDS encoding calcium-binding protein, translated as MPNNTVNIPIPFSTIIIGTNDGEILIGTSEHDVIDGRGGNDNISGLIGNDAISGDKGNDTIDGGEGNDLIFGHDGYDSVSGGSGQDVLIGVNPTSGFGTFEQDILTGGADQDLFVLGDKNHVYYNDNDATTPGSGDYALITDFTPGQDVIELNGSAELYSLDFYTTSDGTIKADIVYDSGVAARGELIGILENVSPTLQLTDSSFIYQQNDYESLYNQIFTPLIDLPPGNYNNVTGVIITTFPPFPVYPFPIPGPVINTPPNIINGTRRNDILVGTDGRDIIYGFQGNDDLSGLGGNDSIFGGQGHDTISGGDGDDSLEGGLGNDVITGDAGNDFISGDQGNDDLSGGLGNDTISGGDGSDTLSGDEGNDDISGGNGNDQLSGGLGNDTILGEQGHDTISGGDGDDNLDGGSGSDVITGDAGNDVISGQQGNDVLSGGLGNDTLFGGQGQDSIAGGDGNDNIEGGNGHDVLSGGLGQDTISGGQGRDKLFGDAGSDLLSGGDGNDTLIGANISLGGAFEQDTLTGGSGGDRFILGDANKVYYDDGDPVSLGEFDYALITDFQADQDVIQLHGPIEYYKLDFYTTSQGSINAAVLYDPGVTARRELIGIIQDVSANLNLTDSSFVVV; from the coding sequence ATGCCTAATAATACAGTAAACATTCCTATCCCCTTTTCTACGATCATTATTGGCACTAATGATGGTGAAATTCTAATAGGAACATCAGAACATGATGTTATTGATGGTCGAGGCGGAAATGATAATATTTCGGGACTCATCGGCAACGACGCTATCTCTGGTGATAAAGGAAATGACACCATTGATGGAGGTGAAGGTAACGATCTAATCTTTGGTCATGACGGCTATGATAGTGTCTCTGGTGGCAGTGGACAAGATGTCTTAATAGGAGTTAACCCCACATCAGGATTTGGCACTTTTGAACAAGATATCTTAACAGGAGGAGCGGATCAAGATCTATTTGTTTTAGGGGACAAAAATCATGTTTATTACAATGATAATGATGCCACCACGCCAGGAAGTGGAGACTATGCTTTAATTACTGATTTTACCCCTGGTCAAGATGTTATTGAACTCAATGGGTCAGCCGAACTTTATAGCTTAGATTTCTACACTACAAGTGATGGCACAATTAAAGCAGACATTGTTTATGATTCAGGAGTTGCTGCCAGAGGAGAATTAATTGGTATTTTGGAGAATGTTTCCCCAACTTTACAATTGACAGATTCTTCCTTTATTTATCAACAAAATGATTATGAAAGTCTCTACAATCAGATTTTTACCCCTTTGATAGATTTGCCACCAGGAAACTATAACAATGTAACAGGAGTTATCATAACAACGTTCCCGCCTTTTCCTGTTTATCCGTTTCCTATTCCTGGCCCAGTTATTAATACTCCTCCTAATATCATTAACGGAACCCGAAGAAATGATATTTTAGTTGGTACGGATGGCAGAGATATCATTTACGGTTTCCAAGGGAATGATGATCTTTCGGGCCTCGGTGGTAATGATTCAATTTTTGGCGGACAAGGACATGACACCATCTCTGGTGGAGATGGAGATGATAGTCTAGAAGGAGGTTTAGGTAATGATGTCATTACTGGTGACGCAGGAAATGACTTTATCTCAGGAGATCAGGGTAATGATGACCTCAGTGGTGGTTTAGGCAATGACACCATTTCAGGTGGAGACGGAAGCGACACCCTCTCTGGTGATGAAGGCAATGATGATATTTCAGGTGGAAATGGCAATGATCAGTTGAGTGGTGGTTTAGGTAATGACACCATTTTAGGAGAACAAGGACACGACACCATTTCAGGAGGAGACGGAGACGACAACCTTGACGGTGGTAGTGGTAGTGATGTCATTACTGGTGACGCAGGAAATGATGTTATCTCTGGACAACAAGGAAATGATGTTCTTAGTGGTGGTTTAGGCAATGACACCCTTTTTGGTGGCCAGGGGCAAGATAGCATCGCTGGTGGAGACGGAAACGACAATATTGAAGGTGGTAATGGCCATGATGTCCTTAGTGGAGGTTTAGGCCAAGACACTATTTCTGGTGGCCAGGGACGGGACAAGCTTTTTGGTGACGCAGGAAGTGACCTGCTTTCTGGTGGAGACGGGAATGATACTTTAATTGGGGCTAATATTAGCTTAGGTGGTGCTTTTGAACAAGATACTTTAACAGGAGGTTCTGGTGGCGATCGCTTTATCTTAGGAGATGCCAATAAAGTCTATTATGATGATGGTGATCCGGTTTCTCTGGGTGAATTTGATTATGCTTTGATTACTGATTTCCAAGCTGATCAAGATGTTATTCAATTACATGGCCCCATTGAGTATTATAAGCTTGATTTTTATACAACTTCACAAGGATCAATTAATGCTGCTGTGTTGTACGATCCAGGAGTAACAGCCCGTCGAGAACTCATTGGTATTATTCAGGATGTTTCTGCCAATCTCAACTTAACTGATAGTTCCTTTGTTGTTGTTTAG
- the acsF gene encoding magnesium-protoporphyrin IX monomethyl ester (oxidative) cyclase, whose translation MVNTLQKPEFEELRPGIKVPAKETILTPRFYTTDFDAMAKMDISVNEEELQAILEEFRTDYNRHHFIRNELFDQSWEHIDGDTRRLFVEFLERSCTAEFSGFLLYKELGRRLKGKSPVLAECFNLMSRDEARHAGFLNKALSDFNMSLDLGFLTKSRKYTFFAPKFIFYATYLSEKIGYWRYITIYRHLEQHPENRVYPIFHFFENWCQDENRHGDFFDAIMKASPDILNDWKARLWCRFFLLSVFATMYLNDIQRSDFYASLGLDARSYDKYVIEKTNETAGRVFPVMLDVENPEFYGTLEICIKNNERLREIDASNSAEPIKFLQKLPAFVSNGVQFLKLYFMKPIRVDQLIGTVR comes from the coding sequence ATGGTCAATACCCTTCAAAAACCTGAGTTTGAGGAACTACGCCCAGGTATCAAAGTTCCTGCTAAAGAAACCATTCTCACCCCTCGCTTTTATACCACAGACTTTGACGCGATGGCCAAGATGGACATTTCAGTCAACGAAGAGGAATTACAAGCCATTCTCGAAGAATTTCGCACTGACTACAACCGTCATCACTTCATTCGCAATGAATTGTTTGATCAATCATGGGAACATATTGATGGGGATACCCGTCGCTTGTTTGTGGAATTTTTAGAACGTTCCTGTACGGCGGAGTTTTCGGGGTTCCTTCTCTACAAAGAATTAGGCAGACGTTTAAAAGGAAAAAGTCCTGTCTTAGCTGAGTGTTTTAATCTGATGTCTCGTGACGAAGCCCGTCATGCGGGGTTCCTTAATAAAGCATTGTCAGATTTTAATATGTCTCTAGATTTAGGCTTTTTAACTAAGAGTCGTAAATACACTTTCTTCGCGCCTAAATTCATCTTTTACGCGACCTATTTATCTGAGAAAATTGGTTACTGGCGTTATATTACCATTTATCGTCATTTAGAACAACATCCCGAAAACAGAGTTTATCCCATTTTCCATTTCTTTGAAAATTGGTGTCAGGATGAAAACCGTCACGGCGACTTTTTTGATGCCATTATGAAGGCTAGTCCTGATATTTTAAATGATTGGAAAGCCCGTCTATGGTGTCGTTTCTTCCTGTTGTCTGTATTTGCGACCATGTATCTTAATGATATTCAACGGTCTGATTTTTATGCGTCTCTGGGATTAGATGCACGAAGTTATGATAAATATGTCATTGAGAAAACCAATGAAACTGCTGGAAGAGTTTTCCCTGTGATGTTAGATGTAGAAAATCCTGAATTCTATGGAACCTTGGAAATCTGCATCAAAAATAACGAAAGATTACGGGAAATTGATGCTTCTAATAGTGCTGAACCCATCAAATTCTTGCAAAAATTACCTGCTTTTGTGTCTAATGGAGTGCAATTCTTAAAACTCTATTTCATGAAGCCTATTCGGGTTGATCAATTAATTGGAACTGTCCGTTAA
- a CDS encoding DUF3084 domain-containing protein, producing MTSAYILIAAILILGGLIAALGDRLGTKVGKARMRIGNLRPKQTAILVTVMTGTLISASTLIILFTLSKSLREGLFQLDEIQKQLRTAKGDLERVANDKQDIEKQLYTAKTEQKTVQKQLESINQNFTKAQQQLKTVVSQGKKLREDIQTLLKEREELVRNKTQLDQQISQLQSEIRNRDTEVKRGKTKISAQNRVLQERQSRLKQLESRLQNLQQQQSKLQTEIDNRDVQIVQLDQAINLKDLAVKNRESQLKKSERELIYLQRQVDILEQYYQNYQDLRERQIALVKGQVLSIGGVRIVDPNAAIQAIDELLRQANRTAIESVGTEKVDPNDRVVKITKSQVDQLNEQLKDGKEYVVRIISAGNYVKGEKEVRVFADVVPNQKIFNADETIATVSMESLDLTEENIQKRLDILLAATQFRSRSAGVVGNIQVGDGRLKTMLNFIEQISKAENGLDEIRVISLDDTYTIGPLKVRLIGIKNGEIIFGT from the coding sequence ATGACCAGTGCTTATATTTTAATTGCAGCAATTTTAATCTTGGGTGGCTTAATTGCAGCATTAGGCGATCGCTTAGGAACTAAAGTCGGTAAAGCTAGAATGCGTATCGGCAACTTGCGTCCTAAGCAAACTGCAATTTTAGTGACAGTGATGACGGGAACCCTAATTTCTGCTTCTACCCTAATTATTCTTTTTACCTTGAGTAAATCGTTACGAGAAGGGTTATTTCAACTTGATGAAATTCAAAAACAATTACGAACAGCTAAGGGAGATTTAGAAAGGGTTGCTAATGATAAACAAGATATTGAGAAACAGTTATATACGGCTAAGACGGAACAAAAAACAGTTCAAAAACAATTAGAATCTATTAATCAGAATTTTACCAAAGCTCAACAACAACTGAAAACGGTTGTTAGTCAAGGGAAAAAACTACGAGAGGATATTCAAACATTACTCAAAGAAAGAGAAGAACTGGTTCGCAATAAAACTCAACTTGATCAACAAATTAGCCAACTACAATCAGAAATTCGTAATCGGGATACAGAAGTTAAAAGAGGTAAGACAAAAATTTCTGCTCAAAATCGTGTTTTACAAGAACGACAAAGCCGTTTGAAACAGCTTGAAAGTCGCTTGCAAAATTTACAACAACAACAAAGTAAATTACAAACAGAAATTGATAATAGAGATGTGCAAATTGTTCAACTTGACCAAGCAATTAACCTAAAAGATTTAGCGGTAAAAAATAGAGAATCTCAATTAAAAAAATCCGAAAGAGAATTGATTTATTTGCAACGACAAGTAGATATTTTAGAACAATACTATCAGAATTATCAAGACTTACGAGAGCGACAAATTGCCCTTGTTAAAGGTCAAGTGTTATCTATAGGAGGAGTTCGCATTGTTGATCCTAATGCCGCTATTCAAGCTATTGATGAACTACTTAGACAGGCTAATCGCACAGCAATTGAATCAGTAGGAACTGAAAAAGTTGATCCTAATGATCGGGTGGTTAAAATTACTAAATCTCAAGTTGATCAGTTAAATGAACAACTCAAAGATGGTAAAGAATATGTGGTCAGAATAATTTCGGCAGGGAATTATGTAAAAGGAGAAAAAGAAGTTCGAGTTTTTGCAGATGTTGTCCCTAATCAAAAGATTTTTAACGCTGATGAAACTATTGCGACTGTCTCTATGGAATCATTGGATTTAACGGAAGAAAATATTCAAAAAAGACTTGATATTCTCCTTGCTGCTACTCAGTTTCGCTCCCGTAGTGCTGGAGTTGTTGGTAATATTCAAGTGGGGGATGGACGATTGAAAACTATGCTAAATTTTATTGAACAAATTAGTAAAGCAGAAAATGGTTTAGATGAAATTAGAGTCATTTCTCTTGATGATACTTATACCATTGGCCCCTTAAAAGTTCGCTTAATTGGTATTAAGAATGGAGAAATTATTTTTGGAACTTAA
- the fabI gene encoding enoyl-ACP reductase FabI, translating into MLDLTGKNALVTGIANNRSIAWGIAQQLHKAGANLGVTYLPDEKGRFEKKVREVVEPLNPSIFVPCNVQDEAQMEETFKVVEETWGKLDILIHCLAFADKEGLSGDFSGISRESFTQSLEISTFSLGNMAKYAKPLMSEGGSIVTLTYVGGVKVIPNYNLMGVAKAGLEMTVRYLAAELGPQNIRVNAISAGPIRTLAASAVGGILDMIHHVEAVAPLRRTVTQLEVGNTATFLSSDLASGITGQVIYVDAGYEIMGM; encoded by the coding sequence ATGTTAGATTTAACGGGAAAAAACGCTCTAGTAACAGGAATTGCTAATAATCGCTCGATTGCTTGGGGAATTGCCCAACAACTTCATAAAGCGGGTGCAAACCTCGGTGTTACCTATTTACCGGATGAAAAGGGCCGTTTTGAGAAAAAAGTCCGAGAAGTTGTAGAACCTCTGAATCCTTCTATTTTCGTGCCTTGTAATGTACAAGATGAGGCCCAGATGGAAGAAACATTTAAAGTAGTAGAGGAAACTTGGGGTAAACTCGATATTCTCATCCATTGTCTAGCTTTTGCGGATAAGGAAGGCTTAAGCGGTGATTTTTCGGGAATTTCCAGAGAATCGTTTACTCAGTCCTTAGAAATTAGTACTTTTTCTTTAGGAAATATGGCTAAGTATGCTAAACCTTTAATGAGTGAAGGAGGCAGTATTGTTACTCTTACTTATGTGGGGGGAGTGAAGGTAATTCCTAATTATAATTTAATGGGAGTTGCTAAGGCCGGATTAGAAATGACAGTACGTTATTTAGCGGCTGAATTAGGCCCCCAAAATATTCGAGTTAATGCTATTTCTGCTGGGCCAATTCGCACTTTAGCGGCTTCGGCAGTGGGGGGTATTCTTGATATGATTCATCATGTAGAAGCGGTTGCCCCATTAAGGCGTACAGTGACTCAATTAGAAGTAGGAAATACTGCTACATTTTTATCTAGTGACCTCGCTAGTGGCATCACCGGACAAGTGATTTATGTGGATGCGGGTTACGAAATTATGGGTATGTAA